Proteins from a genomic interval of Paenibacillus sp. FSL R5-0623:
- a CDS encoding aspartyl-phosphate phosphatase Spo0E family protein produces MFCVEYDLPTNRGHYLAEGDHGDRWSVKPDNASLHDISLEDEIHMLRRKMEQIFLEEKSFTSDIVIEISSLLDLKINEYMKANPIKGK; encoded by the coding sequence TTGTTTTGTGTTGAATATGATTTACCGACGAATCGTGGGCACTATCTGGCAGAAGGCGATCATGGCGACCGATGGTCGGTGAAACCCGATAACGCATCTTTGCATGACATTTCCTTGGAAGATGAAATTCATATGCTTCGTCGCAAGATGGAACAGATTTTCCTCGAAGAGAAATCATTCACATCCGATATTGTAATTGAAATCAGCAGTTTGCTGGATTTAAAGATTAATGAATATATGAAGGCTAATCCGATTAAAGGAAAATAA